One stretch of Chryseobacterium indologenes DNA includes these proteins:
- a CDS encoding F0F1 ATP synthase subunit B, translating into MGIIEPGIGLLFWMTLTFVILLFLLAKFAWKPIVNAVNERETSIIDALNQAKLAKKEMEDLKADNERIIREAKIERDAILKEAREIKDRIVGEAKDVAKAEGDKLIEAAKQTINAEKNAAMADIKTQIGALSVNIAESILKQKLDNTEAQNELVQNYINKSNLN; encoded by the coding sequence ATGGGAATTATTGAACCTGGAATTGGACTTTTGTTTTGGATGACCCTTACTTTTGTTATCCTATTATTTCTTCTAGCTAAATTCGCTTGGAAACCAATTGTAAATGCTGTTAATGAAAGAGAAACTTCTATCATTGATGCATTAAACCAAGCTAAATTAGCTAAAAAAGAGATGGAAGATCTTAAAGCTGACAATGAAAGAATCATTCGTGAAGCTAAAATCGAAAGAGACGCTATCCTTAAAGAAGCTAGAGAAATTAAAGACAGAATCGTAGGTGAAGCTAAAGATGTTGCTAAAGCGGAAGGAGATAAGCTTATCGAGGCGGCTAAGCAAACAATCAATGCTGAGAAAAATGCTGCAATGGCAGACATCAAAACTCAAATCGGTGCTTTATCTGTAAACATTGCAGAATCTATCTTGAAACAAAAGTTAGATAACACTGAAGCTCAAAACGAATTAGTTCAAAATTATATCAACAAATCTAACCTTAACTAA
- a CDS encoding ATP synthase F0 subunit C → MDLSTGAGLIYVGIGLAVLGVGLGIGKIGGHAMDAIARQPEQAGKIQGAMLIAAGLIEGAGLIAIIFGAFIK, encoded by the coding sequence ATGGATTTATCAACAGGAGCAGGATTAATTTACGTAGGTATCGGTTTAGCAGTACTAGGTGTAGGTCTAGGTATCGGTAAAATCGGTGGTCACGCAATGGACGCTATCGCTAGACAACCAGAACAAGCTGGTAAGATTCAAGGAGCAATGCTTATCGCTGCTGGTCTTATTGAAGGTGCTGGTCTTATCGCGATCATCTTTGGTGCTTTCATCAAGTAA
- the atpB gene encoding F0F1 ATP synthase subunit A: MNRKISSLFFAFLFVFISSLAAAQHESEGEVSAEKVENKEAKDGFNATTMIMEHIGDSNEWHLWTTKDESGEEHHVSIPLPVIIKDNEGWHTFLSSSIAHGHEHDGYTLEHGQVVSTKGIEKATLFSIISGKQKSNEVFFDLSVTKNAASMFLSVIFMAVVFIGMARNYKKSQLPKGIGKLMEPVIVFIRDEVAIPNIGSVKYKRYMPYLLTAFFFIWINNLFGLIPFFPFGANLTGNIAITAVLAIITLLITLFSANKDYWKHIFMPPVPILLYPIMVPIEIIGIFTKPFALMMRLFANVTAGHIMILAIVSLIFIFKTPLLGFASVPLALFVSVLELLVAALQAYIFTVLSALFIGIAVAEHEHEHGHEEHAH; the protein is encoded by the coding sequence ATGAACAGAAAAATTTCTTCATTATTTTTCGCATTTTTATTTGTGTTTATAAGCAGTTTAGCTGCTGCCCAACACGAATCAGAAGGAGAGGTATCAGCGGAAAAAGTAGAGAACAAAGAAGCGAAAGACGGCTTCAATGCGACCACAATGATCATGGAGCACATTGGTGATTCTAATGAATGGCATTTATGGACTACAAAAGATGAAAGTGGTGAAGAACATCACGTTTCTATCCCTTTGCCAGTTATCATTAAAGATAATGAAGGATGGCATACTTTTCTTTCTAGTAGTATTGCTCACGGACACGAGCACGATGGGTATACTCTAGAGCACGGACAGGTAGTTTCTACTAAAGGGATTGAAAAAGCTACATTATTTTCAATCATCAGTGGAAAGCAGAAGTCAAACGAAGTGTTTTTTGATCTTTCAGTAACAAAAAATGCAGCTTCAATGTTCTTGTCAGTGATTTTTATGGCAGTAGTGTTCATAGGAATGGCGAGAAACTATAAAAAATCACAACTTCCAAAAGGTATTGGGAAATTAATGGAGCCAGTGATTGTATTTATCAGAGACGAGGTGGCTATTCCAAACATTGGGTCTGTTAAGTATAAAAGATACATGCCTTATTTATTAACTGCATTTTTCTTTATCTGGATTAACAACTTATTTGGATTAATTCCTTTCTTCCCTTTCGGAGCAAACCTTACCGGTAACATTGCGATCACGGCAGTATTGGCAATTATTACCTTATTAATTACATTATTCAGTGCAAATAAAGATTACTGGAAACACATCTTTATGCCGCCGGTTCCAATCTTATTGTATCCAATTATGGTTCCAATCGAGATTATCGGAATCTTCACAAAACCTTTCGCTTTAATGATGCGACTTTTCGCTAACGTTACAGCAGGACACATTATGATCTTGGCGATTGTTTCATTGATCTTCATTTTCAAAACTCCATTATTAGGATTTGCATCTGTACCATTAGCATTATTCGTTTCAGTATTGGAATTATTGGTAGCAGCATTGCAAGCATATATCTTCACTGTATTATCCGCACTATTTATCGGAATCGCAGTTGCAGAGCACGAACATGAGCACGGTCACGAAGAGCACGCTCACTAA
- a CDS encoding DUF6624 domain-containing protein, with amino-acid sequence MKIKKILFSILTALVLMISIFLYMNKDKFVYVGSVDIIEVDCSKKRQILSEVLESDQRIRKSNELIKYAKEDHRNQELVISIIEKCGMPTLKEVDQRQMDAIWLGLQHSTKEIRKKYFPQIEKAVENGDLSKQQYALMKDRILMDEGNPQIYGSQIENGKLYKLENPETVNERRKEMGMEPIEDYLKNFNIQFNPN; translated from the coding sequence ATGAAAATAAAAAAAATATTATTTAGCATATTAACCGCTCTTGTTTTAATGATATCAATATTCCTTTATATGAATAAGGATAAATTTGTCTATGTAGGTTCAGTAGATATTATTGAAGTCGATTGCAGCAAAAAACGTCAAATCTTGAGCGAAGTTTTAGAAAGTGACCAAAGGATTAGAAAATCAAATGAGCTCATCAAATACGCTAAAGAAGACCATAGGAATCAAGAATTAGTGATTAGCATTATTGAAAAGTGTGGTATGCCAACATTAAAGGAGGTGGATCAAAGACAAATGGATGCAATCTGGTTGGGACTGCAGCATAGTACTAAAGAAATCAGAAAAAAATATTTTCCACAAATAGAAAAAGCCGTTGAAAATGGAGACTTATCTAAACAACAATACGCATTGATGAAAGATAGGATTTTAATGGATGAAGGAAATCCCCAAATATATGGTTCGCAAATAGAAAATGGTAAATTGTATAAATTAGAAAATCCTGAAACTGTGAACGAAAGAAGAAAAGAAATGGGAATGGAACCAATAGAGGATTATTTAAAGAATTTCAATATTCAGTTCAATCCGAATTAA
- the ffh gene encoding signal recognition particle protein, with product MFNSLQDKLDKALHNISGRGKITEINVAETVKEIRRALVDADVNYKVAKDLTKRVQDKALGENVLTSLTPGQLMTKIVHDELVDLMGGSQEGINLSGKPSVILIAGLQGSGKTTFSGKLAHYLQTKRNKKPLLVACDVYRPAAIDQLKVLGGQINVPVYTEEGATNPSTIAENAINFAKANNHDVVIVDTAGRLAIDEQMMNEIKSVHYFIKPQETLFVVDSMTGQDAVNTAKAFNDALNFDGVVLTKLDGDTRGGAALTIRSVVEKPIKFISTGEKMEALDLFYPERMADRILGMGDVVSLVERAQEQFDEEEAKKLHKKIAKNEFGFDDFLKQINQIKKMGNMKDLMGMIPGVGKAIKDVEISDDAFKHIEAIIYSMTPEERRKPSIINTQRKNRIARGAGRKIEDVNQLMKQFDQMGKMMKMMQGPQGKQMMQMMSKMPNMPGMGGMFGK from the coding sequence ATGTTTAATAGTTTACAGGATAAATTAGACAAGGCATTACATAATATTTCCGGACGTGGAAAAATTACAGAAATCAATGTAGCGGAAACCGTAAAAGAAATCCGTAGAGCATTGGTTGATGCCGACGTTAACTATAAAGTTGCAAAGGATCTTACCAAAAGAGTTCAGGATAAAGCTTTAGGCGAAAATGTTCTTACTTCCCTTACTCCGGGACAGTTGATGACCAAAATCGTTCATGATGAGCTTGTGGACCTTATGGGAGGTTCTCAGGAAGGAATTAATCTTTCAGGGAAACCATCTGTAATCCTTATTGCAGGTCTTCAGGGGTCTGGTAAGACTACTTTCTCTGGAAAACTTGCTCATTATTTACAGACAAAAAGAAATAAAAAGCCTCTATTGGTAGCATGTGACGTTTACCGTCCTGCAGCCATTGATCAGTTGAAGGTATTAGGAGGACAGATTAATGTTCCTGTTTATACTGAAGAAGGAGCAACCAACCCTTCTACTATTGCTGAAAATGCTATCAACTTTGCAAAAGCTAATAATCACGATGTAGTTATCGTGGATACCGCAGGTCGTTTAGCCATTGATGAGCAGATGATGAACGAGATCAAGTCTGTACATTACTTCATCAAGCCGCAGGAAACTCTTTTCGTAGTGGATTCCATGACAGGTCAGGATGCTGTGAATACTGCTAAAGCATTCAATGATGCATTAAACTTTGACGGAGTTGTTTTAACCAAGTTAGATGGTGATACAAGAGGTGGAGCCGCATTAACAATTCGTTCTGTAGTTGAAAAACCAATCAAATTCATCTCTACAGGTGAGAAAATGGAAGCTTTAGATCTTTTCTACCCAGAAAGGATGGCAGACAGAATCTTAGGAATGGGAGACGTTGTTTCCTTAGTAGAAAGAGCTCAGGAGCAGTTTGACGAAGAGGAAGCGAAGAAACTTCACAAGAAAATTGCCAAAAACGAGTTTGGTTTTGATGATTTCTTAAAGCAGATCAACCAGATCAAAAAAATGGGTAACATGAAAGACTTAATGGGAATGATCCCAGGAGTTGGTAAAGCTATCAAGGATGTAGAGATCAGCGATGATGCATTTAAACACATTGAAGCAATCATTTACTCTATGACACCTGAAGAAAGAAGAAAACCTTCTATCATCAATACTCAGAGAAAGAACAGAATTGCAAGAGGTGCTGGAAGAAAGATTGAGGATGTAAACCAACTGATGAAGCAATTTGATCAGATGGGTAAAATGATGAAGATGATGCAGGGACCTCAAGGAAAGCAAATGATGCAGATGATGAGCAAAATGCCAAATATGCCTGGAATGGGTGGAATGTTTGGAAAATAA
- a CDS encoding OmpW family outer membrane protein codes for MKKLLLASAIALFGLSNAQMTKGDWVISGNTGMGFNNTTTTVKVGGKSTDGPKVNTFSITPSVGYFVIDKLAVGIDLGYINTTTKYQGLKSTNSTFSVMPTATYYFTNSSKLVPFLGAGIGYASNKAKYSFYKDINNEGLDPLLMRDTETTTDGFAWKVKGGVTYMATQSLGINLGISYDQFSNKETIMNTDVKTNIKTFGVNVGFSYFIKGKAQKSDK; via the coding sequence ATGAAAAAACTATTGTTAGCAAGTGCTATCGCACTTTTCGGGCTTTCTAATGCCCAAATGACAAAAGGGGACTGGGTAATCAGTGGAAACACAGGGATGGGTTTTAACAACACTACAACTACTGTAAAGGTAGGAGGTAAGTCTACTGATGGTCCAAAAGTAAACACATTTTCAATTACTCCTTCTGTAGGATATTTCGTCATTGATAAATTAGCGGTTGGTATTGATTTAGGGTATATAAATACGACCACTAAATACCAGGGGCTTAAATCGACCAACTCTACGTTTTCCGTAATGCCTACAGCTACTTATTATTTTACGAATTCCAGTAAGCTTGTACCATTCTTAGGAGCAGGAATTGGGTATGCATCCAATAAAGCAAAGTATTCTTTTTATAAGGACATCAATAATGAAGGGCTTGATCCTTTGTTGATGCGAGACACGGAGACTACTACCGATGGTTTTGCATGGAAAGTAAAAGGAGGTGTAACGTATATGGCGACTCAGTCTTTAGGGATTAATTTAGGGATTTCTTATGATCAGTTTTCAAATAAAGAAACGATTATGAATACTGATGTTAAGACGAATATTAAAACTTTCGGGGTCAATGTTGGTTTCTCTTACTTTATTAAGGGTAAAGCTCAGAAATCTGATAAATAA
- a CDS encoding porin family protein yields the protein MKKILLASAIALFAGLNAQTKFGVKAGYALSTLNSNDDNFEIGGIKASMESKSGFYVGGLVEHKFNNKFALQGEVEYANLGGKAVVKGYGVTVTEKLNFNRIVIPVSARYYATPELGLYAGPYVSFRTNTKVKMEVNGAPSNQAALNEGEKYLEKTFDDGLKSTEFGLFLGADYNVYKGLFLDARYSFGLTNMIKNPVDGEKLKMNFFQLGVGYKFK from the coding sequence ATGAAAAAAATCTTATTAGCATCTGCAATTGCATTATTTGCAGGGCTTAATGCACAAACTAAATTTGGTGTAAAAGCTGGTTATGCATTATCAACATTGAATTCTAATGATGATAATTTTGAAATTGGAGGCATCAAAGCGAGTATGGAGTCAAAATCTGGCTTCTATGTAGGAGGTTTAGTTGAGCATAAATTTAATAATAAGTTTGCCTTACAAGGAGAAGTTGAATATGCCAATCTAGGTGGTAAAGCAGTAGTTAAAGGGTACGGTGTTACAGTAACTGAAAAGCTTAACTTTAACAGAATTGTAATTCCTGTTTCTGCAAGATATTATGCTACCCCAGAGCTAGGTCTTTATGCAGGTCCCTATGTAAGCTTTAGAACCAATACAAAAGTGAAGATGGAGGTCAATGGAGCTCCTTCCAATCAGGCGGCTTTAAATGAAGGTGAAAAATACCTTGAAAAAACTTTTGATGACGGTCTTAAGTCTACAGAATTTGGTTTGTTCCTTGGAGCGGATTATAACGTTTATAAAGGACTATTTTTAGATGCCCGTTATAGTTTTGGGCTGACCAATATGATCAAAAATCCTGTAGATGGTGAAAAACTAAAAATGAACTTCTTCCAACTTGGAGTAGGATATAAATTTAAATAA
- a CDS encoding outer membrane beta-barrel protein, producing MKKILLAGAVALFGLSNAQIAKGTTYISGQLGYSQNENNNNDTKIESFKVLPTVGYFVNTNLAVGLGVGYKNDNTKVTTETTVGGGTLVAEKKNTTSAFVVTPFVRKYWTLADKLYIFGQLEVPMEFGQYKQESESTLTTGSTVSRTSTSDKANYTSIGVNVKPGLDYFLNKNWSIEATFGEFGYNTNKLDVDGAKRVNDYKFGLNLSSVTFGVKYVFAK from the coding sequence ATGAAAAAAATATTATTAGCGGGTGCTGTTGCACTTTTCGGATTATCAAATGCTCAGATTGCTAAAGGTACTACATACATTTCAGGTCAATTAGGGTATTCTCAGAACGAAAACAACAATAACGATACTAAAATTGAGAGCTTCAAAGTTCTTCCAACTGTAGGTTATTTCGTTAACACTAATCTAGCTGTTGGTTTAGGTGTAGGTTACAAAAACGATAACACTAAAGTAACTACTGAAACTACTGTTGGAGGTGGAACTTTGGTTGCTGAAAAGAAAAATACAACTTCTGCATTCGTAGTAACTCCATTCGTAAGAAAATACTGGACTTTAGCTGATAAATTATACATCTTCGGTCAATTAGAAGTTCCTATGGAATTCGGTCAGTACAAGCAAGAAAGCGAGTCTACTTTAACAACTGGTTCTACAGTATCTAGAACATCTACTTCTGATAAAGCTAACTACACTTCAATCGGGGTTAACGTTAAGCCAGGTTTAGATTATTTCTTAAACAAAAACTGGTCTATCGAAGCTACTTTTGGTGAGTTTGGTTACAACACAAACAAATTAGATGTAGACGGAGCTAAGAGAGTAAACGATTATAAATTCGGATTGAACTTATCTTCTGTAACTTTCGGAGTTAAATATGTATTTGCAAAATAA
- a CDS encoding porin family protein — MKKLLLIAAVAVLGANASAQSLKFGPKAGYSYSTLKYKADGHSETSDPVHTFYVGGIVEYKFNDNFGIQGELLYSPLGGKVKVAEADPDDPATFFNFKSKQTLHTLLIPVSAKYFITEGLSVSAGASFGVILSAKAKYTADFGINLPGIEFNADREEDIKDQTSTLNIAPFVGAEYALENGLFFDARYNLGVSNLVKHPEGGEKATNSFIQVGVGFKFGGN, encoded by the coding sequence ATGAAAAAACTTTTACTTATTGCAGCGGTAGCTGTATTGGGAGCCAACGCAAGTGCTCAGTCTTTAAAATTTGGTCCTAAAGCAGGGTACTCATATTCTACATTAAAGTACAAAGCTGATGGTCATTCTGAAACTTCAGATCCTGTACATACATTCTATGTAGGAGGTATCGTTGAGTATAAATTCAATGACAACTTTGGTATTCAGGGGGAACTTTTATATTCTCCGCTAGGAGGTAAAGTAAAGGTAGCTGAGGCTGATCCAGATGATCCGGCTACATTTTTTAACTTTAAATCGAAGCAGACGTTACATACTTTATTAATTCCTGTATCTGCAAAATATTTTATTACTGAAGGGTTATCTGTTTCTGCAGGAGCAAGCTTTGGAGTGATTCTTTCTGCAAAAGCAAAATATACTGCAGACTTCGGAATAAACCTTCCAGGAATTGAATTCAATGCAGATAGAGAAGAAGATATTAAAGACCAGACAAGTACTTTAAACATCGCTCCATTTGTGGGTGCTGAGTATGCTCTGGAAAATGGGTTATTCTTTGATGCAAGATATAACCTTGGAGTTTCAAACTTGGTAAAACATCCTGAAGGTGGTGAAAAAGCAACTAACAGCTTCATTCAGGTTGGTGTTGGGTTCAAATTCGGAGGAAACTAA
- a CDS encoding PhoH family protein → MFELTYDLEDIDAKIFYGVNNQYFNLIKSSFPTIKITGRDHYIFAMGNQEALDILKQKLDDIVKFISKNNSIGLKDVENILNIKDENEKQLIFDQDIIVKGVNGKVIKAKTTNLKKLVKETEKKDMVFAIGPAGTGKTYTSVALAARALKDKEVKRIILTRPAVEAGESLGFLPGDLKEKLDPYLQPLYDALRDMIPHEKLEGFMEKKVIEVAPLAFMRGRTLDDAFVILDEAQNTTHAQMKMFLTRMGMNAKFIITGDPSQIDLPKNQQSGLKEAMRILKGVNEIGFVYLTEEDVVRHPVVKKIILAYNDEEKRLRND, encoded by the coding sequence ATGTTTGAATTGACCTATGATCTGGAAGATATCGACGCGAAAATCTTCTATGGAGTTAATAACCAATATTTCAACTTAATAAAATCAAGCTTTCCGACCATTAAAATTACCGGAAGAGACCATTATATTTTTGCAATGGGAAATCAGGAAGCTTTAGACATATTGAAGCAAAAACTGGATGATATTGTAAAATTTATTTCAAAAAATAACTCAATTGGGCTTAAAGACGTTGAAAATATCCTGAATATTAAAGACGAAAACGAAAAACAATTGATCTTTGATCAGGACATCATTGTAAAAGGAGTCAATGGAAAAGTTATCAAAGCGAAAACAACTAATCTTAAAAAACTGGTAAAAGAAACAGAGAAAAAGGATATGGTGTTTGCAATTGGTCCTGCCGGAACCGGAAAGACTTATACCAGTGTCGCATTGGCGGCCAGAGCTTTGAAAGATAAGGAAGTAAAAAGAATTATTCTGACAAGGCCAGCAGTGGAAGCAGGGGAGAGCCTTGGATTCCTTCCGGGAGATCTTAAAGAAAAGCTGGATCCCTATTTACAGCCTTTATATGATGCTCTTCGTGATATGATTCCTCATGAGAAGCTGGAAGGGTTTATGGAGAAGAAGGTCATTGAGGTAGCTCCTTTAGCTTTCATGAGAGGGCGTACTCTTGATGATGCTTTTGTAATTCTTGATGAAGCTCAGAATACGACCCATGCTCAGATGAAAATGTTTCTGACAAGGATGGGAATGAATGCGAAATTTATCATTACAGGAGATCCCAGTCAGATCGATCTTCCGAAAAATCAGCAATCAGGATTGAAAGAAGCGATGAGAATCCTGAAAGGGGTTAATGAGATTGGCTTTGTATACCTTACAGAAGAAGATGTGGTGAGACACCCTGTGGTAAAGAAGATTATTCTGGCATATAACGATGAAGAGAAACGATTGAGAAATGACTAA
- a CDS encoding SAM hydrolase/SAM-dependent halogenase family protein, which yields MSIITLTSDFGNLDYRVAAVKGKILSLNPEVNIIDITHDIQAFNLIQTSYIVRNTYKYFPKGSIHILSVDSFYNKSRKNILYKADGSYFLAADNGLLSLIFFDIKPEAIYEITLNNRFDDVINFTSTDIFVPAAVHLANGGLPEVIGRKIDTVKQLMFPRAVYNESEGMIIGEVTYIDNFGNIISNINQDFFENISKGYKGFTIKFRNLSLSRIFSSHTEVVSDWERETEFHGQSAAIFNDSQLLELTIYKGSKKNGAKSLFGLNVGENIYIEFM from the coding sequence ATGTCAATTATTACCCTTACTTCGGATTTCGGAAATTTAGATTACAGAGTTGCCGCTGTGAAAGGTAAAATTCTGTCTCTAAATCCTGAGGTTAATATTATTGATATAACCCACGATATCCAGGCTTTCAATCTTATACAAACCTCATATATTGTAAGAAATACATATAAATATTTCCCTAAAGGGAGTATTCACATCCTTTCTGTGGACAGTTTTTACAATAAATCAAGAAAAAATATCCTTTATAAAGCTGATGGTTCTTACTTTCTGGCAGCAGATAATGGTCTTTTAAGCCTTATCTTTTTTGATATTAAACCGGAAGCAATCTATGAAATCACACTGAACAACCGTTTTGATGATGTGATCAATTTCACTTCTACGGATATCTTTGTTCCGGCGGCCGTACACCTTGCTAACGGGGGACTCCCTGAAGTGATCGGAAGAAAAATAGATACCGTTAAGCAATTGATGTTTCCAAGGGCTGTTTATAATGAATCTGAAGGAATGATTATTGGTGAAGTTACCTACATTGATAATTTCGGAAATATAATCTCAAATATCAATCAAGATTTCTTTGAGAATATCAGCAAAGGATACAAAGGATTTACCATAAAATTCAGAAACCTGAGTCTTTCAAGGATATTTTCCAGCCATACAGAGGTAGTTTCAGACTGGGAAAGGGAAACAGAATTCCACGGGCAGTCTGCCGCCATCTTCAATGATAGTCAGTTATTGGAACTTACGATCTATAAAGGCAGTAAGAAAAACGGAGCTAAAAGCCTGTTTGGATTGAATGTAGGAGAAAATATCTACATTGAATTCATGTAA
- a CDS encoding dihydrolipoamide acetyltransferase family protein, translating into MAEYKLLLPSMGEGVMEATIITWLFNEGDNVKEDDSVVEIATDKVDSDVPTPVSGKIVKILKQKDEVAKVGEAIAILEIEGEGSASEEVTPETSAATPDTETLKTIEQPLQTTAAASNVEFSGDLYLSPLVKSIAQQENISETELKSIKGSGLEGRITKEDILAYVANRGSQPAQQAAPAQQTVSAPTPVSAPAATITAAAGDEIIPMDRMRKIIAENMVKAKQIAPHVTSFIETDVTNVVKWRNKNKAIFEKREGEKLTFMPIFVKAVVKAIQDFPMINVSVSGENIIKKKNINIGMATALPDGNLIVPVIKNADQLSLSGLAKAINDLAYRARNKKLRPEDTQGATYTISNVGSFGNLMGTPIIPQPQVAILAIGAIVKKPAVLETADGDVIAIRNLMFMSHSYDHRVVDGSLGGMMLKHVHDYLENWDLNTEI; encoded by the coding sequence ATGGCAGAATACAAATTATTGCTTCCTTCCATGGGAGAAGGGGTTATGGAAGCGACAATTATCACTTGGTTATTCAATGAAGGTGATAACGTAAAAGAGGATGACTCTGTAGTAGAAATTGCAACAGATAAAGTAGATTCAGACGTTCCGACACCAGTTTCGGGGAAAATCGTAAAAATTTTAAAGCAAAAAGATGAAGTTGCAAAAGTAGGTGAGGCCATTGCTATTTTAGAAATTGAAGGAGAAGGTTCTGCTTCTGAGGAAGTAACCCCTGAAACATCAGCAGCAACTCCGGATACTGAAACTTTAAAAACTATTGAGCAGCCTTTACAAACAACTGCTGCTGCATCAAATGTAGAATTCTCAGGAGACCTTTATTTATCTCCGCTTGTAAAATCAATTGCACAACAGGAAAATATTTCTGAAACTGAACTGAAATCTATCAAAGGAAGCGGTTTAGAAGGAAGAATTACTAAGGAAGATATATTAGCGTATGTGGCAAACAGAGGAAGCCAACCTGCTCAACAGGCAGCTCCGGCTCAACAGACCGTTTCTGCTCCAACTCCTGTTTCTGCACCAGCTGCAACCATTACAGCTGCTGCAGGTGATGAGATCATTCCAATGGACAGAATGAGAAAAATCATCGCTGAGAACATGGTGAAAGCAAAACAAATTGCTCCACACGTAACATCTTTCATTGAAACAGACGTTACCAACGTTGTAAAATGGAGAAACAAAAATAAAGCAATCTTCGAAAAACGTGAAGGGGAAAAACTTACCTTCATGCCTATTTTCGTAAAAGCTGTCGTAAAAGCTATTCAGGATTTCCCAATGATCAATGTTTCTGTAAGTGGTGAGAACATCATTAAAAAGAAAAATATCAACATCGGGATGGCTACTGCTCTACCAGACGGAAATCTTATTGTTCCTGTCATTAAAAATGCAGATCAGTTATCTCTTTCAGGTCTTGCTAAAGCGATTAATGATTTAGCTTACAGAGCAAGAAACAAAAAATTAAGACCTGAAGATACTCAGGGTGCAACGTACACAATTTCTAACGTAGGAAGCTTTGGAAACCTTATGGGAACACCAATTATCCCTCAGCCACAGGTAGCGATTCTTGCTATCGGAGCTATCGTTAAGAAACCTGCAGTTCTTGAAACAGCTGACGGTGATGTAATTGCCATCAGAAACTTAATGTTCATGTCTCACTCTTATGACCACAGAGTGGTAGATGGTTCTTTAGGAGGAATGATGCTTAAGCATGTTCATGACTACCTTGAAAACTGGGATCTGAACACAGAAATATAA